The Polynucleobacter sp. JS-Mosq-20-D10 region CGGCCATCCATCATGTCTGATGGTGCAACGATATCAACGCCAGCTTGTGCTTGAGCAATAGATTGCTGCACTAAGATTGCCGTAGTCTCATCATTCAGGATGCGACCTTGATCATCCAGGATGCCATCTTGACCATGGCTTGTGTAAGGGTCAAGCGCCACATCGGTCATGATGCCCAAATTAGGAAAGCGTTTCTTTAGCTCACGTACTGCGTTTGGAACTAAGCCATTCGGATTGAAAGCTTCTTTGCCGTCAGGTGTTTTTAGAGATGCATCAATCACCGGAAAGAGTGCTAGAACGGGAATGCCTAAGGAGACACATTCTTGCGCAACGCTAAAAAGTAAATCGAGTGATACACGATTAACCCCAGGCATGGAAGCAACAGCTTGAGATTGATTTGTGCCTTCAAGTAAAAATACTGGATAGATTAGGTCATTTGTGCTGAGATGATTTTCTTGCATGAGGCGACGTGACCAATCATCACGTCGCATACGACGAGGGCGATGAGCCGGAAAGCTCAATATAGAGTTAGCTTGTGATTTCATCTTCTTGAGTCTCCGCTGCAAATAACCATTGAATAACAATATTGTCGGCCTCTTCAAGGCCAATGCGCTTGGTGCTTGAGAATAATTGTGCCGTAAGTTTCTTGGAATCACCATTGCCATCAGGTAGCGCTGGATCATATTGTTGTAATTGTTTGCGTACCGCTTCTAAGGCATGCTTACATTCACTTTTATTGAGCTTGTCGCACTTACTGAGCAAAATATGGATTGGTTTACCGGTAGGGACAAACCACTGAATCATTTGCTCGTCCAGTTCGGTAATGCCCCGCCTAGAGTCCACAATCAGCACCATGCCTACCAGTTGCTCCCGCTCTTGCAGATAATCGCTGAGAAGGGCATTCCAGTGGTATTTAGTCTCATGATTGACGGCAGCATAGCCATACCCGGGTAAATCCACCAGATAGGCCAAAAGATCGTCTTTTGCAAAAAGGCCAAAATAGTTGATGTGCTGGGTACGCCCAGGTGTTTTACTGGCAAAAGCAAGGCGTTTTTGGTTACAAAGCACATTAATTGCGCTGGATTTACCCGCATTTGAGCGCCCAGCAAAGGCTACCTCTCGGAGTGGAGTGGCAGGTAGACAATGGGTGTCATTGACTGTGGTCGCGAAGCGGGCTTGAAAGAGTTTAGACATGTCCAGAAGCTATTGTAAAATCACGCAAAATCATGAAATATTTCATAATGTTGGGTGAAAGTTGTAAAAGGAAGGGCCCAAACATTTTTAAGAATTTTTGCCAAGGTAAACATAATGCGTCAAACCCCTCAAATCTCCAAATTAACTAGCTTACGTGCTGGCTTTGCAGTTCTGTCTATTTTCGCTCTAAGCGGTCTTGCGCCACAAGCTTTTGCTGCTGATCCAGCACCCATGGCTCCGGCTGCAGAGGCAAAGGCTGCGGTTCCAGCTAAGCCAAAGGTTGATGCGGCTGCTGGTGAATCACTCTATAACTCTGGAGATGCCACTCGCGGAGTTGTAGCCTGTATTACATGTCATGGCCCTAAAGGTCAGAGCGCTGTAGCCACTTGGCCCAAGTTGTCTGCTCAGCATGCTGCATACACAGCAAAACAGTTGAAGAATTTTAAAGAAGGCACCAGAGTGAATGCCATCATGATGGGCATGTCTATGCCTTTAAATGAGCAAGATATGATCAATATTGGCACTTTCCTGTCTCAGCAGGCTCCATCGCAAGGTGTCTCCCAAAGTAAAGATACTATTGCATTGGGTAAGAGTATTTATGGTGGCGGTATTGCATCAAAGGGTGTTCCAGCCTGTGCTGGCTGCCATAGTCCCAACGGTGCAGGCATTCCTGCGCAATATCCACGCCAAGGTGGACAGTGGGCTGAATATTCCTACAATCAGTTAGTCAATTTCCGTGAAGGTACTCGTAAAAATAGTACTCAGATGACAACAATTGCTACGAAACTTTCTGATCAAGAGATGAAAGCTGTTTCTGATTA contains the following coding sequences:
- a CDS encoding cytochrome c translates to MRQTPQISKLTSLRAGFAVLSIFALSGLAPQAFAADPAPMAPAAEAKAAVPAKPKVDAAAGESLYNSGDATRGVVACITCHGPKGQSAVATWPKLSAQHAAYTAKQLKNFKEGTRVNAIMMGMSMPLNEQDMINIGTFLSQQAPSQGVSQSKDTIALGKSIYGGGIASKGVPACAGCHSPNGAGIPAQYPRQGGQWAEYSYNQLVNFREGTRKNSTQMTTIATKLSDQEMKAVSDYMAGLH
- the hemB gene encoding porphobilinogen synthase, which gives rise to MKSQANSILSFPAHRPRRMRRDDWSRRLMQENHLSTNDLIYPVFLLEGTNQSQAVASMPGVNRVSLDLLFSVAQECVSLGIPVLALFPVIDASLKTPDGKEAFNPNGLVPNAVRELKKRFPNLGIMTDVALDPYTSHGQDGILDDQGRILNDETTAILVQQSIAQAQAGVDIVAPSDMMDGRIGKIREALEQKNLIHTRIMAYSAKYASAFYGPFRDAVGSAKNLGKADKKTYQMDCANTDEALREVALDISEGADMVMVKPGMPYLDIVRRVRDEFNYPTYVYQVSGEYAMLKAAAQNGWLDHDAVMMESLLAFKRAGADGILTYFALEAARLLKANK
- the yihA gene encoding ribosome biogenesis GTP-binding protein YihA/YsxC, yielding MSKLFQARFATTVNDTHCLPATPLREVAFAGRSNAGKSSAINVLCNQKRLAFASKTPGRTQHINYFGLFAKDDLLAYLVDLPGYGYAAVNHETKYHWNALLSDYLQEREQLVGMVLIVDSRRGITELDEQMIQWFVPTGKPIHILLSKCDKLNKSECKHALEAVRKQLQQYDPALPDGNGDSKKLTAQLFSSTKRIGLEEADNIVIQWLFAAETQEDEITS